Below is a window of Mucilaginibacter sp. PAMC 26640 DNA.
TTTAGAGCACCGATTTGTGTGGTCGGTTTTTCCAAGTCATTTCTTCAGTCATTAAATTAGCCTAGTCAAAGTGTGGTCGGTTCTTCCAAGTCATTTCTTTCAGTCAATAAATTAGCCTGGTCAAAGTGTGGTGGTTGTTCCAAGTCATTCCTTTCAGTCAATAAATTAGCCTGGTCAAGTGTTGCGCAATCGAATTATCATTTTCGGCTTGAGGTGGTCAATTGCCTCGGAATTTCCGTTCAACTGACTCGTACTGATTTTATTTGTTGTTTTTAAGTAGTAAAACAGGAATCAGTTTACACAAATATTCCTCAGTCCTGATTTTACTTTACTAGGCTACGATTTTTATTTTCTTAGTAGCGGGATGATCCGGCGTATAATAATTCAAACTGGCGTGAGTGCGCCGTTCGTTGTAATGGCCAATGATCTCTGCGATGCTTTTCTTTGCCTCCTTATGGTTCTGTTAAACCTTTTTAGTAAGAACTCAGTCTCGGTAATTCCTTTAATGCGCTCGGCAAGTGCATTCTCATATGGACTGCCGCTTTGAGTCATATTAATCGCGATCCTATCTTCCTTTGACAGGGCTGTATAATTCTGAGAGCAAAATTGTAGTCCACGATCAGAATGATGTATCATTTACTTTTAACTAATAATAATTTATTTATTTTAGTGCGTTAGACAATTTTAAGCGTAAATCAACACTACAAGCTGAACGCGTTAATTGAAGCATAGCCATTCCGTTTCAGTAAGTTAAGTTTACGAAAAATCAATACGGATTAATTGTCGATCTAAATATGGAAAGTCAGAAAGAAATATTGAATAAGGTACATTTAACATGCGGGCCGATCTGTAAACAGAAAAGCATTGCACACAATTTGGGAACTGAATCAATCGCCAGTCAGGTCAAAACCTTTTTTACTAAAATATTTGAAATGGCTGATTGGCCTGCAAGGTGGCATTGCGGTAACTGGAGCGATTTCCACGGCTGGCTTTACATTTGCTCAGATCTTGCTATCTGGACCTCTTATTTTGCCATACCGATACTACTCTTTCGTATTATCAAAAATCGAAAGGACATTCCGTTCCCTAAGATTCTGTGGCTGTTTATTGCCTTCATTATTTTATGTGGCACTACGCATTTTATAGATGCCATCATCTTCTGGTGGCCGGCTTATCGTTTAAGCGCTATAATCCGTTTTCTGACCGGCATCGTGTCTTTATTCACGGTATATACCTTATACAAGTTGTTACCCAAGATTTATCGGTTAAGGACATTGGATGAGCTGGAGGCGGAAATCGTAGAACGAAAAAAAGCGGAGGAAGAAATCCGTCATCAACAGATCTTAATGAAAGCGACGGAGAATTTGATGGCAAAGAAGGATGAATTTATAACTATCGCCAGCCACGAACTCAAAACACCCTTGACCAGTATAAAATCTTACGTCCAGATTCTCTTAGCGAAGGCCCGTACCGAAGAAGATCATTTCAGGACTGAAGCGTTGACAAGGGTCGAAAAGCAGGCTAATAAAATGTCAACGCTTATCAAAAACTTCCTGAATAACGCCAAACTATTGGAGGGAAAATTTGAATTGAATATTGAAAGCTTTAGAATGCATGAATTATTAACCGAAGTGGTCGATGACTCAAAAATACATTCGAAAACGCACGAAATTACTTTGAAAGATTGTGAGGATGTATTTGTAATGGCTGATCGTGAAAAAATTAGTCAGGTTATGGAAAACCTGATCAGTAACGCCATTAAATATTCACCAGCTGGAAGTACGATTGCACTTGGCTGTAAAGTGATTGGTAACCAAGCCCAGATATCCGTGTCTGACACAGGCATTGGGATAGAACAAAAAGATCAGTCTAAATTATTTGATAGGTTTTACCGCGTCGAAAATGAAAAACTTAAAAATGTGGCTGGGTTTGGGATAGGGCTTTTCTTGGTCGCAGAAATACTCCGATTTCATGAAAGCAGGATATTTGTGGAAAGTTTTCCAAACGTAGGTTCAAAATTTTTTTTTAATCTTCATATATCTGATAATTAAGATTTAATATGCCGATTCCAGGTACTTGCACCCGGGAACAAATGCGAGTGCCTGGCTGCTTTCGGTTATAATAATGATCATGGCTGCAATTGCCGCACCGGTAGCTACTCCCCAGTTTTATGCAGCCAGATAATCACGGTACTTCACTTTCGTTGCAAATCTCTCAGTAATTTCCGGCATATTCAATTCCTGTATATCTTTTTAAATCGTAATATTGCCAGAAAGTACTAATAATTTAAAAATATTAGTACAACCAAACGCCTTAATCTTATAAAATATGAGAATTACTACTTTTCAACAATCCATAGCTTTCAGACACTCACGGCAGCTTGCGCGGTTTATTAAGATCCAAATAGTTCCAATTCCTGCTGAGCAACCTTCCTAAATAAAAATCTAAGGCTATAAAGGAACCTTGATAGGCTCTAGGGGCTATACACTTGTAACTGCATTTATACGACCGAGAAAGGAGCAGCGTTCGCCCCTTCCTGAAATAATGTTATTGAATTTTTAGAAATTTTGCAGTAGCCAGCTTCTTTCTTGAACTTGTCTCAAACATATCTATGATGTATGCACCAGGCATCAAATCGGATATATTTTGTTCAAAATGTTGAGATGCTGGAAAATTAAGTCTTTTTAACAATTTACCGTTAGAATTTATAATCTGAAATTCCACCGATCGGCTGATCTTTTGCGCAATATTAACATTAATGATCTCCCTCGCTGGGTTAGGATAAAGCAGTATTGTATTAGGCATTATCCCGGTTGAGATTTCGTCATTAATAGTAACCAAGGAAGAGTAACTTATTGCGTCATTAACATCTGCTTGTTTTAGCCGGTAGATGCTTTCTGTCTGGCTAACAGGCGCGTTATCTGTAAACGTATATGTGCCTTTTGCGGCTGATTGAATCATGCCGAGATCAATAAACGTTTTGCCGCCATCCACACTTCTTTGTACGTTAAACGTTATCACGTTATGTTCGTTTTTAGTTTCCCACGCAAGTTTAACATAATCGGCTTTAGCGGGCTTATCACCTGTAAATTTTACCAGCTGATAGGCACCCGGAATACTGCGGTGCATAATAAGGCTAAAGCGGTTGGCCCCATAAGTAGCTGCATTTGCCCTGTCGATATTAAAATTGTAAGTGCTGTTAGCAGTTATTTCCAATGAATCCTTTCTAAAAGCATCTTTTAGAAATAACCGATAATAGGAGTCTATACTGTTTACCCCGGTGAACTCCAAGGAGTAAAGCCCTGTAGTTGGTCCCTCTGCGTATAATTTAATAGGCTCGGTCAAGTGCTCCAGGGTATTCATCTGGTTATAGATTAGCGGATACTTTTCGCTGGCAATACTGTAAAGGTATACCGTTTGGCTTGGGCCGCTTAAATAAGGTATATCCTCTTTTTCATCGTATGCATTGGTGCTGGCACCTCCAAAGGTTATGATTGTTTCATTGGTATAAAGGCTGTCCTGGATAAGTTTTACGCGCAGCAGCGGTTTGTTGTTCTGCAGGCTAAACACAGTTGGCACACCGTTTAATCCGGATCCTACAGGATAGGTGGTTTTAGAAGATTCCTTAAAAGTAACACCCGCAGCGGGAGAGATGCATTTCACAAAGAAGCCTTCGCCCGATAACACATAACGCGACCCCCCGTTGGCACTGGTACCAGTATTGGTGCCGACAGCGTTTGCCACCGCATTACGCAGGTATAAACTATACGAGCCACTTTTGTTAAGCGTGTAAATAGGAATTGCCGAGGGGTAGGCAGAAGACCCGGTAAACGCTACCTGCTCCAGGTCGACAGTTGATGGATAAGGATTGCCTACCAGGTTCATCCCATTCTTGTTCCCTGCATTGGCGCCTGTATAGGACAATGCGGTTGTAAAAGGTGTGGCACTTAACGTGGTTGAGCCTGCACTGGTACCGGTGGCCGTTCCTAATTTGTTGTAGTAAGCGGCAGATGTTTTAAAGCTGGGGAGGTAAACCTGTACATCTCCGCTTATTACCTTGCCTACAAATTTTAAAGTAGATGCATTTGGAATGGGATACGGCGCAACAAAAGCGTTACCACTTGTTGCACCCGCCTGTGCCAGGGTTCTGTCGCCCCTGTAAAAATAAAGAATGCCGTTGCCCATTGGCACGTATTCGTTTATACTGGCATAACCTTTATAGTCACTTACATTGACGTTTCGGGTTGCAGGGTCTGCGTCAGATTCTTTATAAACAAAAATAGATGGATTGTTATTCGGGGAGTAATCGAAGCCGTTGCTGTTTACAGATGTACCCAGTGTAGTACCTGAAGGTGTGCCCGGCCCGCTTATGTAGGAGTTTTTAATGATTTCCTTCATGTCAAAGCTATTTATTCCTACCGAAGGGGTGTTAAGCAGAGCGGTGGTAGCTACGGGTGCAGATATTAGCCGGTAACCCCGGATGCCTCCCGACATAAAACGTTCCGCGTTAACAGTGCCCGTAATGGTGTAGCCAACACCAATTGTTGGTACGGATGCGGTTAGCGAAGCTGTACTCTTCAATGTTAAGGTTGATAATGGCAAGATCACTAAATTGCCTTTGGTTATATTTAAGACGTTATATATATCCACAGGCCCCCCGCTCATAGTTACCGTCCCGCCTGCGGAATTGTTAATGGTAATAATGCCAAAGGAAGCCCTATTGGTAGCCGCTGCCGCCGTATAAGTTTGCGTAGCCGCCGACCCGTTAAAGGTAATGCTAGATGAAGTGGTTCCATAGGTGATAGTGCCGTTATTAAGTACATTACAAGCAACATTAATTGTTTGCCCGTTTACTGCAAGAGTGGCGCCGTTATTAACAGTGAGTCCGTAAACAGTGCTGGTTGCAGCAATTGTAGCTGATGAAGAAAAGACAAAACTTTCATTACCGGAAAAAGTTGGAGTGGCTGACACGCCAACAACATTTGGGGAATAGGCACCTCCTGAATAAGTATATATAACGCCCCCAGGGATAGTTAATACATTGGTTGCATCCGTTGCCACCGCACCTGATGTTGTAAAGGTTGATGGGGTATTTTGGTTAATGTATTCAAATTTGATCCAATCGTCAGATCTGTTTGTGCTGGAAACTCTTGGCTCATCAATCACGCCGTTAAAGTATAAACTCCCTCCGCCTTCGCCAACACCTATATAAAGTGGGGTTGTTGCCGATGGAGTCATACTGATCGAAGCTGTTTTATATGCTGTACCATTTACGTAGGTGCTTAGCGTTGTACCAGTATATACGGCCTGAACATAGTACCATGTTCCTGTTGAAAACGCTGTGGGGTTGGGGGTAGTTGAGCGGTTGTTGGCTGTGCCAGACTCCGACTCGGGAATATTGTCGCTGTAAACCCCTAATTTATACCCTCCGGAAGCGCCACCTGAGCTGCCTTGGTTGGTCATTAATTTTTGATCAATACCAATTCCACTTAATTTGACCCATGCAGACAGGGTAAAGGGTCCATTAATATTTACCGGGTTAGAAGTGATCTTTTTTGTGGATCCGTCGAAATTGTAGCCGGTGCCTATTTTACCAGCTACTAGATCAGCAGCTGAAATGCCGGTAGTGATACCGTTATGCGTGGCTCCTATCGTGCCATCTATTACTGTGCCTGTGAATGCTGATTCATTGAAATGGAAAACAGCCTTGTAATTACTGTCCCAGGTAGTTTGAAAAAATGCACTATTGTGATTGGCCGGCGCGTTAGCACAGCCAAAATAAAAGTATAAATTATTGTTATTTTGATAGGTCAAGGAGGGTACTTGTACCCAAACCAGTAATACGCCGTTTACCTGGTCGTAGCTTTCTACCTGGTAATTTAACTCACTTGCGGACCCGGTCTTGGTAAATGCGAAATCATAGGCAGGGCCGTTCGGAAATTGCACTTTGTTAGAACAGCTACCAGGGACATAAACTAACGACGGATCAGAAACCCTTACAAGCACCGGAAAGTTACTTTGGTTGGATGTAATCCCCATGGTTGTCGCAGCGCTAACGGTATTTAAAGTTAATGGTATCCTGTAAGCGTATGGGGAGATGTAGGCTGTACTGGTAATATTTACAGTTAGTGTTTGCGCATCAGTTAGTGCTCCATCAGATGCGGTAACAACAACAACATATGCATTAGTTCCCGCAGCTGAGCCTAAAGCTGCAAAACTTGGTGGTGTAGTAAAGGTAAGCACCCCTGTTGTAGCATTAATGCCGAACTTAATCGCATCTGCTCCGCCTGTTATACTGTAAGTTTGCGTACTACCTGCATCAACATCGGTAGCAGATACTGTTGTAACAATCGCAGTATGCTCTGCTAATGAAACGGAACCGGTAGCGCCACCACCATTAGACGTAATCACTGGAGCTTCATTAACATTGGTAACCGCAATTGCAAATGTTTGGCTGGAACTTAATGTAGCAGCTGTATTTGCAGCTTGTACGGTAACGTTGTGGATTGTATTTGTTTCAAAATCCAGCAAGGCGCCATTGGCTACGGTTACTAAACCAGTTAAACTGTTGATGGTAAAACGGCCACCAGCATTGTCAGTTAAAGTATATGCTATATCCGTTGAATATACTTCCATATCTATAATAGAGTAACCATAGCCGCCAACACGCTTTGTTCCGTAGATGCGCAGGTATCTGCCTACACTGCTAATGCCGCCAGACAAGCCTGTATTATCATTTATGGTAGTTGCATTTCCGTAAATGCTTCTTAATGTTGTAAAAGTTGTATTATCTGTTGAGATTTGGATCTGGTAATTTACAGCGTAGGCGTTCTCCCAGGTAATTTTTACCCGGCTAATGTTATAGTTGGCTCCAAGGTCTACAGTAATGAATTGCGGATCTGAAAAAGCGCTGGACCAACGTGTTGCCGGGTTATTGTCAACTGCGCCTGACGCAGGGAACTGAGCGCCATTCTCCAGTGATGAAGTGGTAGCAGTTTTGTTTAAGGCAATGTTGGTTGTGTTGTTGCTGGCCGGTATGTTGGAGTAAGCCGTCAGCCCTACTGTTGTGCCGTTGGAAGAGTTCTCGGCGATGGTGTTAATGACTGCATTATTGTCAACAGGTGTGGTCGGGTTTGGACTTACCACACCTATGGTAACTACGGAGTTGGCACTTCCTGATATGTTATAGCCTGTTACCGTATAATTGGTGGCCGCCGTTGTCGCCGTTGGAGTACCCGATATTTGGCCGGTGTTTGGGTCAAAAGTTAAGCCAGGAGGCAGCGGAGCATTAATGGCATACCCGCCGGTAGGTGGATAACGATACACCTTGTCTGCAGTATAAGCCCCGGCGAAAAGATAGCCTGATGCAGTTGAAATGGTGCCCTCGGAGTCTGTTACAGCTATCGAATTTAATAACGTCCCTGTTGCACTAAAAATCTTTACCTGGCTATTACCAGAGTCTCCTACGTAAATATTTCCTGCGGCATCTATAGATAAAGCAAGCGGACCATTAAATCCGGAAGCAAATACGCCCAAATATGTGCCAGTAGAGTTGTACTTGGTTAAATTGTTACCGGTTCTGTTAATTACAAAAATATTGCCGTTACCATCTACAACCACACCGTCAGGATAACTCAGATTTGCGGTTGGGAGAGAAAGTAACAGTGTGCCTGCAGTATTGTATTTTTTTACAGAGTTATTGCCGTTAGATACATTACGATCAGCGATATACAAATTGTCGTTCAAATCAATATTAAAACCAAGCGCATGAAAAAGGCCGGTAATAATTGTTGTTTGAAAAACCCCCGCTGAGTTGTACTTATCCACGCGGCCGTTGCCATTAGTTGACGTGGTATTCAGCACGTAACCATTGCCTTGAGAATCAAAAACGATCCCTACCGGATTTAAGAAACTATAGCCTGTGCCCCATGTACCCTGGTACACGTTGGCGGAATTGAATTTACTGACGGTATTGTTAAGGTAATTTGTTATGTACAAATTGCCTGATGCATCTATAGCCATGCCGCTCGGGCCGTCAAATGTTGCCCCGGTTAATTGAACAGGTGTGCCAAAGTTTACAGTAGTGACAGCGCCACCAGTATTATAAGGCAATAAAGGGGCAATTGCACTACCGACTGTATAACTTTCTGGCGTAGAATAATTCAGCATAGGAACCTGGCCAAATATTAAGCTAGCATTAGTTGCTAATATAGCGTAGGTCAATAAGAATTTAACACTCCTTCTCACTTATACCTCCTTAATAGATCATTTTGTTGTGTGTAGAAATTGACTGTACCAAGCAGTTAGGCCATCTATTGCGTTTTGGAAAAAGATGTTTTAATGACTTACCTGTTTAAAGTAATTATACGGCCATTTCCAAAAAAGGTTATTAATTCATTTGATGGTTTGTTTACTGAAGTAAAGGGCGTTCTCGATGAGCATATATTACAACAATTATGTAACAGTCTGCCAGTCGTTTAATATAAGAGAAAGACAATAAACTATTATAGGTGAGTAGACCGTCCCTATTAATCAGAGGATCAAAGAACCAAATTAAAAAAATTGGACTTAAAATAGAAAACGGCAACCTTTCAAAATCTGATATAGTTTGACCTTAACGCCCAATTTTTGACTGTTAAAAATCTAAAGCAGCTAACAGAAACAATCAGAAATATTAAACTTCAAAATAATTTGAGAGATTTTCATCTTGAAATTGAATTACAATTTATCTAGATTTATTCTAGAAATAAATTCAAATTATTTGTTGGGGATAAAAATAATCAACAAAGCAACTTATTATAAAATTTCCCTCAGGTATACCGTTTTGTAAATGATTCTTTTTAGACTTTTTCTTTTTGAAACAGAGCAGGTACAGTCCCGATTATAATTTTGAGATCCAGCCAAAAAGAATACTTCTGCGCGTAAAAGTTATCCAGTTTTTTGCGCTCTCGTTCGGACATATCCTCTTTACCGCGTTTGCTTATCTGCCATAGCCCGGTTAACCCCGCAGGTCCTAAAAAGCGCATCGACCACTCGTTTGATGTAAGCATCTCTGCCTCATAAACTGGTAACGGCCTGTTTCCTACTACAGACATATCTCCTCTAAGAATATTAAATAACTGCGGTAGTTCATCTATGCTGGAATTGCGTAAAAAGTTCCCTAACTTCGTAATTCGAGGGTCGTTTTTAATTTTTACAAAAGCTGATTTTGCCGCACCTTCATCTTCTAAAGTATATTGATTATTTGTTACCGCCATTTGTGCTAACATTTGGTCTGCATCAGTGCGCATAGATCTGAATTTGTAAAAATCGAATAATTTATACCCTGTACCCACACGTTTACTTTTATAAAATATTGGACCTTTAGAATCAAATTTGATTAGAATAGACACCGCCACTAATAAAGGAAACAAACATATAAGCATACCGGTTGATATAAACAAATCGAGCAGGCGTTTTCCTAATGGCATTTTATATCTGGTATCTACTTCTTCAAAAAGGCCAACCAATCTAGGCCTGACAAGCTTAAATTTAACTAGAAAGTTTAAACGCTCGCGCAGGTCTGAAGTAGTGAACGGATAAGTGTAAAAATCATGAATTTTCATTTGCATGGCTTTTTCCATCATTTTTTTATTCCTACTTGTTGAAATCATAACAATTATAAGCCCGTTAAGCAAAAAGTTTTTCCTTAAGCGCTCAACCAATAAAAAACAGTTCTCATCGATATCAACCTCAATTAATATTATGTCAGGGATTGATAAGATGGATTGATTGCCCAAGTAATCCTCAAGGTCCTGTAAGGTATCATTAAAAATTATGCGGAATTTCTCACTAAGTTCTTTAGATATCAATTCCTGCATTTCAAGGCCAGCATAAGCGAGGCTAATCTGTAAGCCCCAATTCACGTTCCAATCATTTGGTATCGAATGCGTCATAAGCTTTTAAAGCTTGATTAATTTCTAATTTTAAGGAAGTTGGACTGAATGGCTTGTGGATGTAAGCTTCCACTTTGAAAGGCATATTGGCAACCTGTTCTTTCAGGTCATGCGCTGCCGAAAGTAATATAACTGGAATTTCACGGTAAAAACCACTGATCTTCAAATTTTTCACAAATGATTGTCCATCAAAATAAGGCATCTGTAAGTCAGAAATAATGAGCTTAGGTATATTACCATCCTCAAGCCACTTAAAAGCGTCAATGCCATTATTCTTTACAACAATGTCAAATTCTTTAGATAAGATAAAATTAAGTAATTTTAAAATACTTAAATCGTCATCAACAACTAGTATTTTTTTTTTCATTTAATAATATATTCATCTAATATATGAATCTGTCTGTTATTGCCATATATCCCAAAATAAAAAACGGTCATTTTAGCTATTATAAATATCCCTAGGGTTTTAAATAACAGCAGATGATAATTATTAATTTAAACCATATTATTGTCCTAATGACGTCAATCCGGTTTGGTTTATCCGATTTATATATTTCAAAGACTACAATCACAATATAACCGATCCCTTCCTAATCTTCACCGAACATTAACAGCAAGAAGGCTTTTTTGGTAGTCCTCAGTAAATCCTTCAAAATTTCCAGTAAAATTCTGAAAATAGAAATATTAAGTTTTTTTGTATCCAAAGAGGTTGCGAAAACCTATTGTGAGGTTGCTTTAAAATCTAATCGGCTTCTGTCTTCGGGATAATTACAATGAAAGAACTGCCGGTAGGCACTTCGTCCGTAATTTCCAATGTGCTTTTGTTTCGTTTTAACATATCAAAGGCAATCAAAACTCTTAATCCTGAGCCCATCTCCCCCCTTGGTTCCGGGAGTGGAGTTTATCTAACAATTTTCAAAAATCAGCGCTATTTGTTCTTCCGTCATGCCTTTACCCGTGTCCCTAATCTTAATGTAAATATAGTTTTCTCTAACCAAATTCACAATATCAATCCGGCCGCCAGAAGGCGTAAATTTGATCGCATTACTGTAATTAATAAAAGTAACATACGGTCTGCCTTGGCTTCATCGAAGTTTTCCTTAAGTAATTGACTTACTTGTTTATTTTTTTAATTTAACAGCGGCCATTTGCAACACCTGGAAAGATGCCGTTTCCGTGCTGTCAATTTTGGTGAGGTAAAATAAAATAGTCAGGTCACGTTACTCTGAATTTTCGCTTTGCTGATGTATCGCTGTAAATGCATCTTAAAGCACTCCGATCAATCCCTCGCAACTTTCCACTGATGAATCTGCATTTAGCAGACTATAGATGGCTTCCATTCTAATGATTTGTTTTTCGATGTGGTCCATTGTTTCGGTTATGGCGTGTTTCAAATCATTAAAATGCGCATGATCTCTAATTTCTGGCAGCTTTTCTATTAAGTGCGATTTTGCGCAATAAA
It encodes the following:
- a CDS encoding two-component system response regulator, encoding MKKKILVVDDDLSILKLLNFILSKEFDIVVKNNGIDAFKWLEDGNIPKLIISDLQMPYFDGQSFVKNLKISGFYREIPVILLSAAHDLKEQVANMPFKVEAYIHKPFSPTSLKLEINQALKAYDAFDTK
- a CDS encoding glycosyl transferase; the protein is MTHSIPNDWNVNWGLQISLAYAGLEMQELISKELSEKFRIIFNDTLQDLEDYLGNQSILSIPDIILIEVDIDENCFLLVERLRKNFLLNGLIIVMISTSRNKKMMEKAMQMKIHDFYTYPFTTSDLRERLNFLVKFKLVRPRLVGLFEEVDTRYKMPLGKRLLDLFISTGMLICLFPLLVAVSILIKFDSKGPIFYKSKRVGTGYKLFDFYKFRSMRTDADQMLAQMAVTNNQYTLEDEGAAKSAFVKIKNDPRITKLGNFLRNSSIDELPQLFNILRGDMSVVGNRPLPVYEAEMLTSNEWSMRFLGPAGLTGLWQISKRGKEDMSERERKKLDNFYAQKYSFWLDLKIIIGTVPALFQKEKV